Sequence from the Nitrososphaerota archaeon genome:
TCTACCCTCGCCGAAGGGGTAGAACCCCATTATACCAGGCACTTCACCATCTCCCCTTCTTCATCCGCTGTGTATATTGAGGTGCCTTCTTTAGGCAGGAGTAGTTTCCCGTGTGGCAGGATGTGCATAGATCTGAGAGTGGTATGCCTATGCCTTTAGAGAGCCCTTCTAGTGTATTGTACCCCACTCTATCAGCCCCTATTTCTTCCGCTACCCTCCTGTTTATCTCCTCCAGATCCTCCACTCCTTCGCCTACTCTGTGGGCTATCAGCTCCTCCTTTGTTGGGAAGTCTATTCCAGCGAAGCAGGGGTAGCGTATAGGCGGGAAGGTTGAAAGCAGACAGACTGATTTAGCACCAGCCCTCCTCAGCGCCTTAATTATCGTTTTAGAGCTTGTTCCTCTCACTATGCTGTCATCTATAAGCACAACATTCTTCCTAAGCACCACATGCTCAACAGGCATAACCCAGCGGTTTATCTCAAGCCTACTCCTCAAAGTTGGCTCAATAAAGCTTCTAAGCCCACCCTTCTTACTATACCGATCCTTCATAAGCCCCTCCTCAAGGGGTATGCCGGATACTTGAGAAAAGCCTAAAGCAGCTGGGCGGGCTGAGTCTGGGACAGGTATGACAACATCACCATCCACTTTATAGAGTTTAGCCAGCTCTTTACCCAGCCTCTTACGCGCCTCATAAACATTCACACCATCGAGCGTGGAGCTCGGGTTTGCAAAGTAGGTGTACTCGAAGGCGCAGTGAGCCGCCCTATCAGACTTAGCGAAGATGTGTGATTCTACAGCACCCTTTGTGATCCTAAGAACCTCACCCGGCTTCACATCTCTGATGAACTCCGCCCCTACTGCTGAGAGTGCGCAGGACTCGGATGCAACTATGTAGGATGATGTTTCGGCGTGCCAGCCTAGGCAGAGCGGTCTGAAGCCCCTCTCATCTCTAGCAGCATATATGTCGCCGTTCTTGGTTATGATGACAAAGCAGTACGCTCCGTTAACCTCTGGGCTAAGTGCCTCAAACGCTCTAAACCAATTACCGTTTGCTTCTGATAGGAGGTGGTATAGTCTATAGCCAACTATCAGAGTGTCGCTAGCCCAAGCTGGTATCTCATAGTCAGTGGGGAGGGTGCTTAGAATCTCCTCTGTGTTAGAGATGGTTCCGTTGTGGGCTATAGCGAAATCTCTCCCAACCATCAGCGGCTGAGCATTCTCAAGCGCTGTCCGACCTACTGTAGAGTACCTTGTATGCCCTATAGCGTAGGGTGAAGGTGACTTTGCGCAGATCGAAGCCGCTTTACTTAAACCTTCAGAGACCAAGCCGAGCATACGCCATGGCTCCTTACCCGGCACAGCCAAGCCCCAGGCTTCTTGTCCTCTGTGTTGGAGCGCCCTCAGCAGATTGACTACCAATGGGAGTACATTGGTATCATTTCGAGAGCTCACAGCAGCCAGTCCACACTTCTCCCTTATCAAACTTCGTCACCCATCAGCCTAGGTATCGTGCTCCTCCAAGCGCGCTCCATCTCCTCAACCTTCAACTCTATCTCCCTAGCCCCGATCTCGAAGATCAACTCCCCCCCTTTAACTTCGCCTATGGTTTCGCAGGGTATGTTGAAGGATGCGCAGATCCTCTTTATTCTATCATCTTTCCCTCTCTCAGCGCCGATTATGAACCTCCCGTGAGTCTCAGAGAATAAGATTTCGTCAACCCGCTCGCATCTATTGGGAACCTTCGAAAGATCTATTACCAAGCCGACGCCTGATTTTATGCACAATTCAGCTAAAGTGGCTGCCAGCCCACCTTTAGACACATCTTCAATAGCCTTAGCTAACCCTAGGTTTATGATCTTCAGCACACATCTGTGCAGCCTCTTCTCGTAGTCGAAGTCTACTTGAGGCACAACCCCTCCTACCAAACCGTGGATACCTTCATAGTATTCTGAGCCGCCTAATTCGGATCTCGTTTCGCCTAATATCAAGACCCTTGTGCCAGCACCAAAATAGCATCTGGTCAGCGCGTCGAGGCTATCAGCCAAACCTATCACAGCTATCACTGGTGTAGGCTTTATCGCTTTACCGCTAACCCTATCCTCATTATAAAAGCTCACCTTACCGCCTATGCAGGGTATGTCGAGGTTCTTGGCGTAGTCAGCGATGCCTCTCACGGATTCGCTGAACGCCCAGAAGACTTCTTGGTTAGAGGGGTCGCCGAACTGGAGGTGGTCTAGCATCGCTATCGGTTTGGTGCCGACCGCTAAAATGTTTCTGCAGGCTTCGGCGAAGACTCCTGCTGAGCCGTTATATGGGTCGAGGTAGCAGTGCTTAGAGTTTCCATCCGCTCTGACCGCTATGAATCTGCCGTTGGGTAGGCGGAGCACAGCTGCTCCTGTCTGACCGGGTTTGAAGACCGTCCTTAAGCCTACTTCGTGGTCGTACTGCTCGTAGACCCACTGCTTGGACGCTATGTTCGGTAGGCTTATGAGTTGTAGTATGGTCTGCGCTAGATCGTGAGGCTCATCTGGTTTAGGAACCCTTTTTAGTTGCTCAATATACTCTGGCTTCTTGGCGCTTCTGTAGATGATGGGCGCGTTCGCAAGTAGTTCTGCTCTTATCTTCGTTAGAACCGTCTCACCCCTCTTTATGGTCACATATTTATCGTCTGTCACCTTGCCTATTATCGCATACCTAACCCCGTATTTCCTGAAGATCTTCGCCACCTCCTCTTCGTAGCCGCCTTGAACCACGAATAGCATACGCTCCTGCGACTCGGAGATCATGATCTCGATTGGATGCATATCTTCTTCACGCAAAGGTACCTTCGTGAGATCGGCTTCGACGCCAGTTCCCCCCTTATCAGCTATCTCAGAGAGCCCGCAGCTCAATCCGCCTCCGCCTAGATCCTTCAGCCCCCTCACCCTACCTGTGGCTAAGGCTTCGAGTGTAGCCTCGATTATCATCTTCTCAGCGAAGGGGTCTGGTATCTGGACAGCAGACCTCTCCTGCTCAGACTCCTCGGTCAAGACGGCTGAGGCAAACGAGGAGCCGTGCAGCCCATCTCTACCAGTCAACCCACCAACCAATATTATCGAATCACCAGGGTACCTTGCTTCAGCCAATACGAGGTCGCTTCTCTTCCCCACACCAAAGCAGACCACATCGACCAAACAGTTTCTTTCAAACGACTCGTCGAACTCAACCTCTCCACCAACAGTAGGCACACCAACACAGTTACCGTAGTCACTTATCCCCCTGACCACGTGCTTAAAGAGCCATCTTGAGTGGCTGCTGGTTAAGATAGATCCGAATCTGAGCACATCGAGAAGCGCTATCGGGCGCGTCCCCATACAGAGAATATCGCGAAGTATGCCTCCAACCCCAGTGGCAGCCCCACCATAGGGGTCGATGGCAGAGGGGTGGTTGTGGCTCTCTATGTGCGCGGTCAGAACGTAGCCGTCACCAACATCAACCACACCAGCATCATACCCAGGTCCGAGGATGACGTGCCTACCTTGAGTAGGGAGAAGCTTCAGGAGGGGTTTAGATGACTTGTAGCTGCAGTGCTCAGACCACTCCGCATCAGCTATAGCCAACTCCAAGTCGCTAGGTTCTCTACCAAGCCCCCTTCTAAGATGCTCCACCTCCTCTTCTGTGAGGTTCAACCTAAGCTGCTTCACTCTCTCCAAGAGCGTCAGCCACCTAAATCGAGCATCGACCTAAAGACCTCTAAACCGTCTGTTGAGCCAGATGGGCTTAGAACCGCTTCTGAGGCTCTTTCAGGGTGCGGCATCAGCCCAAGCACATTACCCCTTCTGTTACATACACCAGCTATAGCCTCTAAAGAGCCGTTTGGATTAGATCTTTCAGACGGTGTACCGTCTGGCTCTGTGTAGCGGAAGACTATCTGGTTATGCTCCTTTAACTCCTTGAGCCCCTCTGGATCAATGTAGTATCTGCCCTCGTTATGCGCTATGGGCATCTGCAGCACCTGCCCCCGTGAGTATCTTCTTGTGAAGAGTGTCTCGTTATTCTCCACTCTAAGATTGACCCATTTGCACACGAACTTTAGCCCTGTGTTCCTCATCAACGCACCCGGTAGAAGACCTGATTCGACGAGGATCTGGAAGCCGTTACATATGCCTAATACAGGCTTCCCCTCCTCAGCCATCCTCCTCACTTCACGCATAATCGGGCTGAAAGCAGCTATCACACCAGCCCTAAGGTAGTCTCCGTAGGAGAAGCC
This genomic interval carries:
- the purQ gene encoding phosphoribosylformylglycinamidine synthase subunit PurQ translates to MRIAVIVFPGSNCDRDVHHVLTDVLGVEADLVWHADGNLSGYDGVILPGGFSYGDYLRAGVIAAFSPIMREVRRMAEEGKPVLGICNGFQILVESGLLPGALMRNTGLKFVCKWVNLRVENNETLFTRRYSRGQVLQMPIAHNEGRYYIDPEGLKELKEHNQIVFRYTEPDGTPSERSNPNGSLEAIAGVCNRRGNVLGLMPHPERASEAVLSPSGSTDGLEVFRSMLDLGG
- the purF gene encoding amidophosphoribosyltransferase; translated protein: MIREKCGLAAVSSRNDTNVLPLVVNLLRALQHRGQEAWGLAVPGKEPWRMLGLVSEGLSKAASICAKSPSPYAIGHTRYSTVGRTALENAQPLMVGRDFAIAHNGTISNTEEILSTLPTDYEIPAWASDTLIVGYRLYHLLSEANGNWFRAFEALSPEVNGAYCFVIITKNGDIYAARDERGFRPLCLGWHAETSSYIVASESCALSAVGAEFIRDVKPGEVLRITKGAVESHIFAKSDRAAHCAFEYTYFANPSSTLDGVNVYEARKRLGKELAKLYKVDGDVVIPVPDSARPAALGFSQVSGIPLEEGLMKDRYSKKGGLRSFIEPTLRSRLEINRWVMPVEHVVLRKNVVLIDDSIVRGTSSKTIIKALRRAGAKSVCLLSTFPPIRYPCFAGIDFPTKEELIAHRVGEGVEDLEEINRRVAEEIGADRVGYNTLEGLSKGIGIPLSDLCTSCHTGNYSCLKKAPQYTQRMKKGRW
- the purL gene encoding phosphoribosylformylglycinamidine synthase subunit PurL, whose amino-acid sequence is MNLTEEEVEHLRRGLGREPSDLELAIADAEWSEHCSYKSSKPLLKLLPTQGRHVILGPGYDAGVVDVGDGYVLTAHIESHNHPSAIDPYGGAATGVGGILRDILCMGTRPIALLDVLRFGSILTSSHSRWLFKHVVRGISDYGNCVGVPTVGGEVEFDESFERNCLVDVVCFGVGKRSDLVLAEARYPGDSIILVGGLTGRDGLHGSSFASAVLTEESEQERSAVQIPDPFAEKMIIEATLEALATGRVRGLKDLGGGGLSCGLSEIADKGGTGVEADLTKVPLREEDMHPIEIMISESQERMLFVVQGGYEEEVAKIFRKYGVRYAIIGKVTDDKYVTIKRGETVLTKIRAELLANAPIIYRSAKKPEYIEQLKRVPKPDEPHDLAQTILQLISLPNIASKQWVYEQYDHEVGLRTVFKPGQTGAAVLRLPNGRFIAVRADGNSKHCYLDPYNGSAGVFAEACRNILAVGTKPIAMLDHLQFGDPSNQEVFWAFSESVRGIADYAKNLDIPCIGGKVSFYNEDRVSGKAIKPTPVIAVIGLADSLDALTRCYFGAGTRVLILGETRSELGGSEYYEGIHGLVGGVVPQVDFDYEKRLHRCVLKIINLGLAKAIEDVSKGGLAATLAELCIKSGVGLVIDLSKVPNRCERVDEILFSETHGRFIIGAERGKDDRIKRICASFNIPCETIGEVKGGELIFEIGAREIELKVEEMERAWRSTIPRLMGDEV